One Sphingobacteruim zhuxiongii DNA window includes the following coding sequences:
- a CDS encoding GRP family sugar transporter, which yields MFIVSDYNTAVIFCFITMICWGSWANTQKISQKGWRFELFYWDYVLGILIFSLLSAFTLGSMGDQGRPFLTDIAQTSGSNIGNALLSGVLFNLANILLTAAIAAAGMSVAFPIGIGIALVAGVFFNYMIQQKGDPTLLFIGVGLVTLAIVLNAIAFKKHKGASEKAGIGKWIIISVIAGFLMSSFYPFLASGMDLENFQQPAAGKMTPYSAFVVFAVGILLSNIVFNSILMKKPLEGKPLSYREYFGGSFSYHLIGILGGSIWGLGNILNLIAAGKAGPAISYGLGQGATLIAALWGVLVWKEFKGADGKVNSLLLAMFLCFIAGLGLIIWSGS from the coding sequence ATGTTTATTGTATCTGATTATAATACAGCTGTTATCTTCTGCTTTATCACCATGATATGCTGGGGATCTTGGGCAAATACGCAAAAAATAAGTCAAAAAGGCTGGCGTTTCGAATTATTCTATTGGGACTATGTGCTCGGTATTTTAATATTTTCACTGCTTAGCGCCTTTACACTCGGTAGCATGGGTGATCAAGGAAGACCATTTCTTACTGACATCGCGCAAACAAGTGGTAGTAACATTGGAAATGCTTTATTAAGCGGTGTCCTTTTTAACTTGGCAAATATTCTTCTTACTGCCGCAATCGCAGCAGCAGGTATGTCCGTTGCCTTTCCAATTGGAATTGGAATTGCATTAGTCGCCGGTGTATTTTTCAACTATATGATTCAACAGAAGGGAGATCCGACCTTATTATTTATCGGCGTAGGACTCGTAACCTTAGCGATTGTATTAAATGCGATCGCATTTAAAAAACATAAAGGCGCAAGCGAAAAAGCTGGAATTGGAAAATGGATTATCATCTCAGTTATCGCCGGCTTTCTGATGTCATCATTCTACCCTTTTCTTGCCTCTGGAATGGATTTAGAAAACTTTCAGCAACCTGCCGCAGGTAAGATGACTCCATACAGTGCCTTTGTGGTTTTTGCCGTCGGAATACTCTTAAGTAATATCGTTTTTAACAGCATCTTGATGAAGAAACCTTTAGAAGGAAAGCCGCTGTCTTATCGCGAATATTTCGGTGGTTCTTTCAGCTACCACTTAATTGGAATTCTTGGGGGAAGCATTTGGGGACTCGGAAACATATTAAACCTTATTGCTGCCGGAAAAGCGGGACCTGCCATCTCTTATGGTTTAGGACAAGGAGCAACACTTATCGCTGCACTTTGGGGAGTATTGGTGTGGAAAGAGTTTAAAGGCGCCGATGGAAAGGTAAACTCATTACTGTTGGCAATGTTCCTTTGCTTTATTGCTGGATTAGGCCTTATTATTTGGTCTGGTAGCTAA
- the rbsK gene encoding ribokinase has translation MKNKIVVVGSTNMDMVVKTGHIPKPGETVLGGTFFMNPGGKGANQAVAVARLGGDVTFISKIGNDIFGKQSTKIFDDEGVDIGGIYAEVNSPSGIALITVDDKGENSIVVAPGANAFLNADNVQSAFDKYPQASVLLVQLEIPMETVEAAINYARSKSITVILNPAPMNKAVAKFLDKIDIITPNAHEAEALSNHTITDVDSAIVAAKKIQQQGVKTVIITLGEEGAILLTEDEVHHISTPKVEAIDSTAAGDVFNGAFAVALSEGKSLKNAVTFACRAAAIAVTKMGAQSSIPYRNEILLTYFD, from the coding sequence ATGAAAAATAAGATCGTCGTAGTTGGCAGCACAAATATGGACATGGTTGTTAAAACAGGGCATATTCCTAAACCTGGGGAAACTGTTCTCGGAGGCACCTTCTTTATGAACCCTGGTGGTAAAGGAGCAAACCAAGCCGTTGCTGTCGCTCGTTTAGGAGGCGATGTCACTTTTATTAGTAAAATTGGGAATGACATTTTTGGCAAGCAATCCACCAAGATTTTCGACGACGAGGGAGTTGATATTGGTGGCATTTATGCAGAAGTAAACAGCCCTTCAGGCATTGCCTTAATTACCGTTGACGACAAGGGAGAGAACAGTATTGTTGTTGCTCCTGGTGCCAATGCCTTTTTAAACGCTGACAACGTACAATCTGCTTTTGATAAGTATCCGCAAGCTTCTGTTCTACTTGTTCAATTAGAAATTCCAATGGAAACTGTAGAAGCAGCGATTAATTATGCTCGGAGCAAATCGATTACTGTGATTTTAAACCCGGCACCGATGAACAAAGCGGTCGCTAAGTTTTTAGATAAAATAGATATTATTACACCAAACGCTCATGAAGCGGAAGCCTTATCCAATCATACCATTACGGATGTGGACAGCGCAATAGTTGCTGCGAAAAAAATTCAACAGCAAGGTGTAAAAACAGTCATTATAACTTTGGGGGAAGAGGGTGCAATTCTATTAACAGAAGATGAAGTCCACCATATCAGTACACCAAAAGTCGAAGCGATCGATAGTACCGCAGCAGGCGATGTATTTAACGGTGCGTTTGCCGTAGCGTTGTCAGAAGGTAAGTCTCTGAAAAATGCTGTAACATTTGCCTGCCGCGCTGCTGCAATTGCAGTGACAAAAATGGGTGCGCAATCTTCGATACCTTATCGTAACGAGATATTACTTACTTACTTTGATTAA